The window TTATAAATATATATAAAGCAGATGGTATTATTATTGCTAGTCCTACAGGATCTACTGCATATTCTTTATCAGCTGGTGGCCCTATTATTTCACCAGAGTTAGATGCAATTTGTATTACTCCACTTGCATCACAAAGTCTTACAGCTAGATCAATAATATTAGATGGAAATAAGGAGTTATCAATTTCTGCATATGGAAGAAGTGAATATGTTGGATTAAATATAGATGGTAATCTACATTTTAAACTTTATCCAGAAGAATATGTTGATGCAAAATTATCAAATGTTGGTATAGACTTAATTTATGTTGATGATTTAAATTACTATAATATATTAAAACAAAAACTACATTGGACTTAGGGGAGATTATGTTAAAGGAATTAAAGATTGAGAATTTAGCTATAATAGATGAAATAGATATAAATTTAGATAAGGGACTTACAGTATTAACAGGAGAAACAGGAGCTGGTAAGTCTATAATACTTGATGGGATTTCTTTAATTATTGGTGATAAGGCTAATAAAGAAATGATAGGTAAAAATAGTGATAAAGTAAGTATAGAAGCTATATTTGATTTAAATGTTGAACAACTGAATAAAATAAGTAAATTGGGCTATGAACTAGAAGATGAATTAATAGTTTCAAGAGAATTTGGGTCTGAAAATAAAGTAAAAATCAACAATAAAAGATTTACTTTATCTAATTTAAAAGAAATTAGTAGTAATATTTTAGATTTAGTAGGACAACATGATCATCAATATTTACTTAATTCAAATTACCACCTTTATCTTTTAGATAAATTTTTGGATAAGGAAAGTGTAGAAATAAAGAATAAAATAAAGGAATATATATCAAAAATAGATGAATTGAAAGAAGAAATAGAATCTATTAAAAAAGATAAATTAGAAGTTATAGAAAAAAGAAATCTATATGAATATATAATAGAAGAAATATTTAAATATAATTTGGAAATAGATGAAGATATAGAACTTGAAAACGAATATAACGAACTATTTAATTCTGGAATAATTATAGATAAATTAAATGAAGTATTAGAAATACTTGATTTTAGTAGTTTTAAAAAAGTTAAAAAAGATTTGGAAAAATTATGTGAATATTCAAATAAATATGAAGAACTAAGTGATAGATTTTCTAATGTATATGAAGAATTAAATGATATAGTAGATGAACTATCATCAGGTTTAACATTTACAAATAATGATCCATTTAGATTAGAAGAAGTAGATGTAAGACTAAAAGTAATAAAAAAATTAAAACTTAAATATGGTAGTAGTATTAAGGAAATACTAGAATATGGTGAAAGTATTAAGAATAAGCTTGAATTAATTGAAACTTCAGATGAAACTTTAAAGGAAAAAGAAGAAGAACTTGAATATAATCTTAAGGAATACAAAAAATTAAGTTCAAGATTAACTAAGTTAAGAAAAGATACATCTAAAACTCTTAAATTAAATGTAATGAATGAATTAAAGGAATTAAATATGCCTTCAGTTATATTTGATATTGAGTTTAATGAATTAGAAAGAATAAATCCTAATGGTAATGATGGTGTTAAGTTTTTAATATCTACAAATAAGGGTGAAAAGCTAAAAGAATTATCAAAAATAGCTTCTGGAGGAGAAATATCAAGAATAATGTTAGCTTTAAAGATAGTCTTTTCTGAAGTAGATAATATTTCATGTTTAATTTTTGATGAAATTGATACGGGTATTTCTGGTGAAACTGTTATAAAAATAGCTGGTAAACTTAAAGAATTATCAAGTAGAGTCCAAATTATATGTGTGACTCATTCACCACAGATAGCAGCTAAGGCTGATTCACAATTCTTAATATATAAAGAAAGTGATAAAAATAAAACTAATACAAAAATTAAAAAATTAAATAAGGAAGAAAGAATCAGAGAAATAGCTAGAATATTATCAGGGGATAATATAACTAAAGCTAGTCTTGAAATAGCTAAAGAAATGATGGAATAGAGGTGAATATGGTAGAAGTAAATATGTTTTTAGATTATTTAAAATTTGAAAAGGGTAATGCAGATAAAACTATAGAAAGCTATAAAAATGATCTATATACTTTTTTTAATAAAGTAAATAAAAAGGTAGATGAAATAACTAGTGAAGATATATACGAATATATAGAAAAACTTAAAGAAAAATATGTATATAATTCAGTAATTAGAAAAATAAGTTGCATTAAATCTTTTTTTAAATTTTGCTACATGGAAAAAATAATAAAAAATGATCCTGCAAATAAAATACATAATCTAAAAAAAGAAAAAAGACTACCACAAGCTCTAACTATTGAAGAAATTAAAGCTATAATAGAAAGTTTTAATCATGATCCTATTGAAAGAAGGAATCAATTAATCGTAAAATTTCTTGTAGCTACTGGTGCAAGAATTTCTGAGGTTATAAACTTAGAGATAAAGGATATAGAAAATTCGGATTTTGAATTTGCAAGACTATATGGTAAAGGAAGTAAGTATAGATTTGTTCCTATATATCTTGAATTAGAGGAAGAAATAAAAAAATATATAAAAGAAATAAGACCAAAAATCAAGGGAAGTGAAGGAAGTTATCTACTATTTCCTGGAATAAGAAGAGAAAATTTTTGGAAAGTATTAAATAAACATGCTCAAAATCTTGGAATAGATAAAAAAATACATCCACATTTATTTAGACATTCTGCAGCAACTATGATGATAGAAAATGGTGCTGATATTAGAATAGTTCAAGAATTACTTGGTCATGCTAGTATAACTACAACTGAGGTATATACTCATGTAGAAAAATCTAAGCTAAAAGAAATATATAAAAGAGTGAAAATTGGAGAGGAAGATGAATAAAGAAATAGTAAAAAAATATAGTGTGGAATTAATAGTTTTAACTATATTTATAGCTTTAGGAATAATATATAAATTTGATTTTTTGGGTAAAAAGACTTTAAGCATTTTAGCAGTATTTACATTAAGCTATATCTTTTTAAATGCATATATTATTAAAAATATATATAAATCATCATTTACAAGATTAATGATAAATATTATGTTTACTGTAGACATATTAATACTATTTATGGGTACTATAAATTTATCATATTTTCTTTTCTATAATCTTGTATACATATTATTCTTAGCTGTAACTTTTAAAACAGAAGGGATAGTTGGTGTTAGGAGAGGAGGTATTCTTTACATACTATATGGAATATTTAAGTTGATATTTATGTATTTTTTAGCGGCTTAACATTGAATAGATTTCGTATTTATGTTAGAATTCAATTATGATACTTGAAAATGAAATATTAAAGAAAATTGAAAAAGTAAAAGATAAGATAATTAATGCTAGAGTTGAGAAAAATAGATATTTGGGAGAATACAGAGAAAGGGTAATAACAGCATTAACAAAACAAGAATTAGAAGAAA is drawn from Streptobacillus felis and contains these coding sequences:
- the recN gene encoding DNA repair protein RecN, coding for MLKELKIENLAIIDEIDINLDKGLTVLTGETGAGKSIILDGISLIIGDKANKEMIGKNSDKVSIEAIFDLNVEQLNKISKLGYELEDELIVSREFGSENKVKINNKRFTLSNLKEISSNILDLVGQHDHQYLLNSNYHLYLLDKFLDKESVEIKNKIKEYISKIDELKEEIESIKKDKLEVIEKRNLYEYIIEEIFKYNLEIDEDIELENEYNELFNSGIIIDKLNEVLEILDFSSFKKVKKDLEKLCEYSNKYEELSDRFSNVYEELNDIVDELSSGLTFTNNDPFRLEEVDVRLKVIKKLKLKYGSSIKEILEYGESIKNKLELIETSDETLKEKEEELEYNLKEYKKLSSRLTKLRKDTSKTLKLNVMNELKELNMPSVIFDIEFNELERINPNGNDGVKFLISTNKGEKLKELSKIASGGEISRIMLALKIVFSEVDNISCLIFDEIDTGISGETVIKIAGKLKELSSRVQIICVTHSPQIAAKADSQFLIYKESDKNKTNTKIKKLNKEERIREIARILSGDNITKASLEIAKEMME
- a CDS encoding tyrosine-type recombinase/integrase; its protein translation is MVEVNMFLDYLKFEKGNADKTIESYKNDLYTFFNKVNKKVDEITSEDIYEYIEKLKEKYVYNSVIRKISCIKSFFKFCYMEKIIKNDPANKIHNLKKEKRLPQALTIEEIKAIIESFNHDPIERRNQLIVKFLVATGARISEVINLEIKDIENSDFEFARLYGKGSKYRFVPIYLELEEEIKKYIKEIRPKIKGSEGSYLLFPGIRRENFWKVLNKHAQNLGIDKKIHPHLFRHSAATMMIENGADIRIVQELLGHASITTTEVYTHVEKSKLKEIYKRVKIGEEDE